The sequence below is a genomic window from Thalassobaculum sp. OXR-137.
ATAGGTGATGACCTTGCTGACATCGGGCTCGTCGCCTTCCCAGATGATCGCGGGCTGATCGGCCTTGTCGGCCAGGTGACGGTCGATGCAGTTCGCAGAGACGTTCAGCGTGCCGTCCTCGTACCAGCGGATATGCAGGTCCTTGGCGTCGTAGGAGACGTCCTTCACCTTGGAATACGGCTTGATCCAGTCGATGCGCTGGCCGTGCTCGCCCCAGAAGCCTTCCGGGTCCTCGATCGAGCGCTTGTACATCTCCTGGTACTTGGCGGCGTCGACCAGGGCGTTGGCGGCGAACTCCGCTGGTACGTCAAGGATGTCTGTGGACATGCGATCGCTCCCTCTGCCCTCTGTTTTTCTACCCCTGACCGGGGAGGTTTTCAGACCGCAGTATCTGCATCGGGCGCGTGGTTAACAAGATGCGGGTCCGAACTTTCCCGGGTTCGGGCTGGATTCTGTCAAGGAACGCGTGAGCTTGGCAGTGGTTCAGTCAAAAGATTTACAACCGGGTTTACAGGACCTCGCCCCGCATCGCGTCTTCCAGGGCGTCGGCGTCGTCCAGGTCGAGCACGCGGCGGGCGATGCCCAGGGAGAAGCCGGCGCGGGCCAGCGCCGCCATGTCCCGGTCGCGGCGCTCCTCGCGTTCTTCGGGCGCCCGCATGGGGCCGAGCCGCCGGCGGCGGGCGAACCGGCAGGCGGCGGCGATTTCCGCCGCCTCGGAGTCGTCGCCGTCCTGTTCCTCCAGCACGGTGTCGATCAGGTCGCCGTCCACACCCTTCTCGCGCAGCTTGAGGGCGATGCGGCGGGCGGACTCGCCCCGGCGCCGCAGGCTGGCGGCCTTGCCCTCGGCGAAGGTCCGGTCGTCGACGATGCCGGACGCGGCATAGCGGGCGACGACCTCATCGACCCAGGGGGCGGCCTCCTGCGGATCGCACCGGTCCTCGCGCGCCGCCTTGTCGACCCGGCGCATGAGAACCCGCCGCAGCCCTTCCACCGAACTGGCGTAGCGTTCCAGGTAATGCAGGGCGGCGCGTTCCAGATAGGTCTTGGTCAGCGGGCCGCGTTTCTTGGTTCGGGAAGGATTACTCATGCCTTGAGGGTAGCACGGTCGGCGGCCTGTCGAAGGGTGGGGCGAATATCCCTGTAAATATTAATCGAAGGATCACGCAGTTCACGTTGACAAGGGCGGAAGGCATCCTGAGTATCGCGGTTTTCGCCGGTCCGGGGACGATTCGCGTATACCCGGCGGCAACAACCGAGGAGTAAATGTCGTGG
It includes:
- a CDS encoding regulatory protein RecX, translated to MSNPSRTKKRGPLTKTYLERAALHYLERYASSVEGLRRVLMRRVDKAAREDRCDPQEAAPWVDEVVARYAASGIVDDRTFAEGKAASLRRRGESARRIALKLREKGVDGDLIDTVLEEQDGDDSEAAEIAAACRFARRRRLGPMRAPEEREERRDRDMAALARAGFSLGIARRVLDLDDADALEDAMRGEVL